One window of Psychrobacillus sp. FSL H8-0483 genomic DNA carries:
- a CDS encoding 2-oxoacid:ferredoxin oxidoreductase subunit beta, with product MVTFKDFRNNVKPNWCPGCGDFSVQAAIQRAAANVGIQPHDLAVISGIGCSGRISGYIHSYGFHGIHGRALPIAQGLKMANKDLHVIASGGDGDGFAIGMGHTIHSIRRNIDITYVVMDNQIYGLTKGQTSPRSAEGFKTKSTPGGAIEPSVKPLELALTSGATFVAQGFSSDIKELTAIIEAGINHKGFSFINVFSPCVTYNKVNTYDWFKENLTKLSNVEGYDHTNREEAMKMVMENEGLVTGIIYQNENAPSYQAQVPGYSTTPLVDQDLKMSEKEFNALIQDFM from the coding sequence ATGGTAACATTTAAGGATTTTCGTAATAATGTAAAACCAAACTGGTGTCCAGGATGTGGTGACTTTTCTGTTCAAGCGGCTATTCAACGAGCGGCAGCCAATGTTGGCATTCAACCTCATGATTTAGCAGTAATTTCTGGTATTGGTTGTTCTGGACGTATATCTGGATATATCCATTCATATGGTTTCCACGGTATTCATGGTAGAGCACTACCGATTGCACAAGGATTAAAAATGGCCAATAAAGACCTTCACGTAATCGCTTCTGGTGGTGACGGTGACGGCTTTGCCATCGGTATGGGTCATACAATTCACTCTATTCGTCGTAATATCGATATAACATACGTAGTCATGGACAATCAAATCTACGGACTAACTAAAGGTCAAACATCTCCACGTTCAGCGGAGGGTTTTAAAACAAAATCAACGCCAGGTGGAGCGATCGAACCATCTGTTAAACCGCTTGAATTGGCACTTACATCAGGAGCAACATTTGTAGCACAAGGATTTTCTTCGGATATTAAAGAGCTAACGGCAATTATTGAAGCGGGAATCAATCATAAAGGATTCTCATTTATAAACGTGTTTAGCCCTTGTGTAACATACAATAAAGTAAATACGTATGATTGGTTTAAAGAAAACCTAACAAAGCTTTCTAATGTGGAAGGCTACGATCATACAAATCGTGAAGAAGCAATGAAAATGGTAATGGAAAACGAAGGACTTGTAACTGGTATTATATATCAAAACGAAAATGCTCCATCTTACCAAGCACAGGTTCCTGGATACTCTACAACACCACTTGTAGATCAAGACTTAAAAATGAGCGAAAAAGAATTTAATGCTTTGATACAAGATTTCATGTAA
- a CDS encoding 2-oxoacid:acceptor oxidoreductase subunit alpha: protein MLQQLSWKVGGQQGEGIESTGEIFSMAMNRLGFYLYGYRHFSSRIKGGHTNNKICVRPTQVRTISDDLDILVAFDQETIDVNYKELTEKSVILADAKFSPEVPEDCVAPMYVVPFTEVAAELGTSLMKNMVAIGATSALLNLDKAVFQGVVDEIFGKKGVEVVEKNMQAIQHGYDTMAAQLGDRLGEWELAPADGKHRMFMIGNDAIAMGALAAGVRFMAAYPITPASEIMEYMIKKLPLFGGAVIQTEDEIAAATMAIGSNYGGVRAFTASAGPGLSLMMEAIGLSGMTEQPLVIVDTQRGGPSTGLPTKQEQSDLMQMIYGTHGEIPKVVIAPSTGEEAFYDTIQAFNIAEELQLPVIILSDLQLSLGKQTVEPFDYSKIEIRRGKLVQNEEIPEAVDKSYFKRFEVTEDGVSPRVLPGTEHAIHHVTGVEHDETGKPSESASNRIAQMDKRLGKLKYINFNEPVYVNAPYEEADILFVGFNSTRGVLEELQQTLISQGMKVNHAHIRLIHPFPAEEMQPLVANAKKVIVVENNATGQLASILKMNVGGHDKVINATKYDGTPFLPLQLEKQVKELLTDGNI, encoded by the coding sequence ATGTTGCAACAGCTTTCTTGGAAAGTAGGAGGGCAGCAAGGAGAGGGTATTGAAAGTACAGGGGAAATCTTTTCAATGGCTATGAATCGCCTCGGATTTTACCTATACGGATACCGTCATTTCTCTTCTCGAATTAAAGGTGGCCACACAAATAATAAAATCTGTGTACGTCCAACGCAAGTACGTACCATTTCAGATGATTTAGATATTTTAGTAGCATTTGATCAAGAAACAATAGATGTCAATTACAAAGAGTTAACTGAGAAAAGTGTTATCTTGGCAGATGCGAAATTTTCACCAGAAGTACCAGAAGACTGTGTTGCACCAATGTATGTAGTTCCATTTACAGAAGTTGCGGCAGAACTGGGTACATCTCTTATGAAAAACATGGTAGCAATCGGTGCTACTTCCGCTTTATTAAACTTAGATAAAGCAGTGTTCCAAGGAGTAGTAGATGAGATTTTCGGCAAAAAAGGTGTAGAAGTTGTCGAGAAGAATATGCAAGCAATCCAACATGGCTACGATACAATGGCTGCACAATTAGGTGATCGTCTAGGTGAGTGGGAGCTTGCTCCAGCAGACGGAAAACATCGTATGTTCATGATAGGTAACGACGCAATCGCAATGGGTGCATTAGCTGCAGGTGTTCGATTTATGGCGGCTTATCCAATCACTCCTGCTTCGGAGATTATGGAATACATGATTAAGAAGTTACCGTTATTTGGTGGAGCAGTTATTCAAACAGAAGATGAAATTGCAGCTGCTACAATGGCGATTGGATCTAACTATGGTGGGGTACGTGCATTTACTGCTTCAGCTGGACCAGGATTATCTCTAATGATGGAAGCAATCGGTTTGTCAGGTATGACAGAACAACCACTTGTCATTGTTGATACGCAACGCGGTGGCCCATCTACAGGACTTCCTACAAAACAAGAACAATCTGATCTTATGCAAATGATTTACGGGACACATGGTGAAATTCCAAAAGTTGTAATTGCACCAAGTACCGGAGAAGAAGCGTTTTATGATACAATTCAAGCTTTTAATATTGCAGAGGAATTACAACTTCCTGTTATTATTTTATCTGACTTACAACTTTCACTAGGTAAACAAACGGTAGAGCCATTTGACTATTCGAAAATTGAGATTCGTCGCGGTAAATTAGTACAAAATGAAGAAATTCCAGAAGCAGTAGACAAATCTTACTTCAAGCGTTTTGAAGTAACGGAGGATGGCGTTTCACCACGTGTTTTACCAGGAACAGAGCATGCAATTCACCATGTTACTGGGGTAGAGCATGATGAAACAGGGAAGCCATCTGAATCGGCTTCTAATCGTATAGCTCAAATGGACAAGCGTCTAGGAAAACTAAAGTATATTAACTTTAATGAACCTGTTTACGTGAACGCACCTTATGAAGAAGCTGATATATTATTTGTTGGATTTAATTCTACAAGAGGTGTTTTAGAAGAATTACAGCAAACCCTAATTTCACAAGGAATGAAAGTGAATCATGCACATATTCGATTAATTCACCCATTCCCAGCAGAAGAAATGCAACCACTTGTTGCAAATGCAAAAAAAGTAATTGTTGTTGAAAACAATGCGACTGGTCAATTAGCAAGCATTTTAAAAATGAATGTTGGCGGTCATGATAAAGTGATCAACGCAACGAAATATGACGGAACACCATTCTTACCATTACAACTTGAAAAACAAGTAAAGGAGTTGCTAACAGATGGTAACATTTAA
- a CDS encoding TRAP transporter permease yields MDDKKNSKFQDNQFKELSAEEQQAILEKYDLESNTRTLSGVLKYVIYIGLMAFSLFQLYTAIFGQFPAQIQRTVHLGFGLVFVFLLFPARRKLSKTKIPFYDFILAAGAILVGSYWTINYHRLVQSLGALEGMDFFVGLVAIVLVLEAARRAVGLPITIIAILFLVYAYLGRYFPAFMAHRGQSLDNIVNLMFYTTDGILGTPLAVSSTYIFAFLLFGAFLMKTGVGEYFNDLSVAVAGKLIGGPAKVAIFSSALQGTISGSSVANVVTSGAYTIPMMKSLGYKKEFAGAVEASSSTGGQLMPPIMGAAAFLMVEFIGRGVTYWDIAKAAAIPALLYFAGIWIMTHFEAKRLGLRGLTDEQMPDRKEILKKLYLILPIFLIIVLMMVGVPVIHSALYGILACIVVGMINKETRIGPLDILDALVDGARTALGVVAATACAGIIVGVVVKTGLGLSLATSLVKLAGGSIILTLFFVMIASLILGMGAPTTANYVITSTIAAPAIIALLAPDVPQSAVPIVVLLSAHFFVFYFGIIADITPPVALAAFAASGISGGDPIKTGVEASKLAIAAFIIPYMIVFSPTLLMIDTTIPEIIWVVFTAMTGMISIGAGMVGYWYRKVTWIERIFAVGAGLLLIYPEGYSDIAGLIIFAILLTIQYLTRENDKSIVVA; encoded by the coding sequence ATGGACGATAAGAAAAACTCGAAATTTCAAGACAATCAGTTTAAAGAATTGTCAGCAGAGGAACAGCAGGCCATTTTAGAAAAGTACGATCTGGAATCGAATACACGTACTTTAAGTGGGGTATTAAAATATGTTATTTACATTGGCTTAATGGCATTTTCTTTATTTCAGCTGTACACAGCTATTTTTGGTCAATTTCCAGCGCAAATTCAGCGAACAGTCCATTTAGGATTCGGGTTAGTATTTGTTTTCTTACTATTTCCAGCACGGCGAAAACTTTCGAAAACAAAAATTCCATTTTACGATTTTATTTTAGCAGCAGGAGCGATTCTAGTTGGAAGCTATTGGACGATTAATTATCATCGTTTAGTACAGAGCTTAGGAGCGCTAGAGGGAATGGACTTTTTCGTAGGATTAGTTGCAATCGTACTCGTTTTAGAGGCGGCAAGACGAGCTGTAGGTTTGCCAATTACAATTATTGCTATTTTGTTTTTAGTGTATGCATATTTAGGGCGCTACTTCCCGGCCTTTATGGCGCATCGTGGGCAAAGTCTTGATAATATCGTTAATTTAATGTTCTATACGACAGACGGGATTTTAGGAACGCCACTTGCCGTTTCATCGACATATATTTTCGCGTTCTTATTATTCGGTGCGTTTTTAATGAAAACCGGCGTTGGTGAATATTTTAATGATTTATCTGTTGCGGTTGCAGGAAAGCTAATTGGTGGTCCCGCGAAAGTAGCGATTTTCTCATCTGCCTTGCAAGGAACGATTTCAGGAAGCTCTGTAGCAAACGTAGTAACATCAGGTGCTTATACGATTCCGATGATGAAATCGCTTGGCTATAAAAAGGAGTTTGCTGGTGCAGTAGAAGCATCTTCATCCACTGGTGGACAGTTGATGCCACCAATTATGGGAGCAGCAGCTTTCTTAATGGTTGAATTTATCGGAAGAGGCGTGACATATTGGGATATAGCTAAAGCAGCTGCAATTCCTGCTTTACTTTATTTTGCTGGCATTTGGATTATGACGCACTTTGAAGCAAAACGCTTAGGACTACGTGGTTTAACGGATGAGCAAATGCCAGACCGTAAAGAAATTTTAAAGAAGCTTTATTTAATTTTACCGATTTTCTTAATTATTGTTTTGATGATGGTAGGGGTTCCTGTCATTCATTCTGCGTTATACGGCATACTCGCGTGTATCGTAGTAGGTATGATTAATAAAGAAACGCGAATAGGCCCTCTAGATATATTGGATGCATTGGTTGATGGTGCTCGCACAGCTCTAGGAGTTGTAGCTGCTACTGCTTGTGCTGGGATTATCGTAGGAGTTGTTGTTAAAACTGGATTAGGTTTAAGTTTAGCAACGAGCTTAGTAAAACTTGCTGGCGGAAGTATTATTTTAACATTGTTCTTTGTGATGATTGCGTCTCTTATTTTAGGGATGGGCGCTCCTACAACAGCGAACTACGTTATTACTTCGACGATTGCAGCACCAGCTATTATCGCATTGTTAGCACCAGATGTTCCACAAAGCGCAGTACCAATAGTCGTGTTATTATCAGCACATTTCTTCGTTTTCTATTTCGGAATTATCGCGGATATTACCCCACCTGTTGCACTAGCCGCCTTTGCTGCATCTGGTATTTCAGGTGGAGATCCAATAAAAACCGGAGTAGAAGCTTCGAAGTTAGCAATTGCTGCTTTTATTATCCCTTATATGATTGTATTTTCACCAACATTATTAATGATAGATACAACCATACCCGAGATAATTTGGGTTGTATTTACTGCGATGACAGGAATGATATCAATCGGTGCAGGAATGGTTGGTTATTGGTATCGAAAAGTAACATGGATTGAAAGAATATTTGCCGTTGGTGCGGGACTATTACTTATTTATCCAGAAGGCTATTCAGATATCGCGGGGCTAATCATTTTTGCAATATTATTAACAATTCAATACTTAACACGAGAAAATGATAAATCAATAGTCGTAGCTTAG
- the miaB gene encoding tRNA (N6-isopentenyl adenosine(37)-C2)-methylthiotransferase MiaB has product MNEESRLQSTQVKETNSPDKKSEKDYSKYFQAVYTPPSLKEAKKRGKEEIAYHNDFAIAEEFRGMGQNRKFYIRTYGCQMNEHDTEVMAGIFMQLGYEPTNTVDDANVILLNTCAIRENAENKVFGELGHLKHLKRNNPDVLIGVCGCMSQEESVVKKILKTYDQVDMIFGTHNIHRLPNILNEAYLSKEMVIEVWSKEGDVIENLPRVRKGSIKAWVNIMYGCDKFCTYCIVPYTRGKERSRRPEDIIQEIRQLAAQGYKEITLLGQNVNAYGKDFDDLEYRFGDLMDDLRKIDVARIRFMTSHPRDFDDHLIEVLAKGGNLVEHIHLPVQSGSSDILKIMARKYTREHFLELVRKIKAAIPNASLSTDIIVGFPNETDEQFEETMSLYKEVGFEIAYTYIYSPREGTPAAKMIDNVPMEVKKDRLQRLNKLVNDMSAEAMKKHDGQIVEVLVEGESKNNPEVLAGYTRKSKLVNFVGPKEIIGQLVQVKIIEAKTWSLTGELVEMPKGQKVEI; this is encoded by the coding sequence ATGAACGAGGAATCACGTTTACAAAGTACTCAAGTGAAGGAAACTAATTCTCCGGACAAAAAATCCGAAAAGGATTATAGTAAATATTTTCAAGCAGTTTACACTCCACCATCCTTAAAAGAAGCAAAGAAACGCGGTAAAGAAGAAATCGCGTATCATAATGACTTTGCAATCGCGGAAGAATTTAGAGGAATGGGACAAAATCGTAAATTTTATATTCGAACTTATGGCTGTCAGATGAATGAACACGACACAGAAGTTATGGCTGGCATATTCATGCAGCTAGGCTATGAACCGACAAATACGGTAGACGATGCAAATGTCATTCTTTTAAATACATGTGCTATTCGTGAAAATGCAGAAAATAAAGTATTTGGTGAGCTTGGCCATTTAAAACACCTTAAAAGAAATAATCCAGACGTTTTAATCGGTGTTTGTGGCTGTATGTCCCAAGAAGAATCTGTAGTAAAGAAAATATTAAAAACGTATGATCAAGTAGATATGATTTTTGGAACACATAATATTCACCGTCTCCCTAACATTCTAAACGAAGCATACCTTTCAAAAGAAATGGTAATTGAAGTTTGGTCTAAAGAAGGCGACGTTATTGAAAACTTACCTCGCGTTCGAAAAGGATCTATTAAAGCTTGGGTAAATATCATGTATGGCTGTGATAAATTCTGTACATATTGTATCGTTCCTTACACACGAGGAAAAGAACGTAGTCGTCGTCCAGAGGATATTATTCAAGAAATTAGACAACTTGCGGCTCAAGGTTATAAAGAAATAACATTATTGGGGCAAAACGTAAATGCTTACGGAAAAGACTTTGATGATTTAGAATATCGTTTTGGTGATTTAATGGATGATCTCCGAAAAATAGATGTAGCAAGAATTCGCTTTATGACGAGTCATCCAAGAGATTTCGATGATCATTTAATCGAAGTCCTTGCAAAAGGTGGAAATTTAGTAGAACATATTCATTTACCTGTTCAATCTGGATCCTCTGATATTTTAAAAATTATGGCCCGTAAATATACAAGAGAGCATTTTTTAGAACTAGTTCGTAAGATTAAAGCTGCCATTCCAAATGCATCTTTATCAACAGATATTATTGTAGGATTCCCGAATGAGACAGATGAGCAATTCGAAGAAACAATGTCTCTCTATAAAGAAGTAGGTTTCGAAATTGCTTATACGTATATTTATTCTCCTCGAGAAGGTACACCAGCTGCAAAAATGATTGATAATGTGCCGATGGAAGTGAAAAAAGATCGATTGCAGCGTTTAAATAAGTTAGTAAATGACATGTCTGCGGAAGCAATGAAAAAGCATGATGGTCAAATTGTAGAAGTACTTGTAGAAGGGGAAAGTAAAAATAACCCTGAAGTACTTGCAGGCTATACAAGAAAAAGTAAGCTAGTAAACTTTGTTGGACCAAAAGAAATCATTGGTCAGCTAGTACAAGTAAAAATTATTGAGGCAAAAACATGGTCACTTACAGGTGAACTAGTTGAAATGCCAAAAGGACAAAAGGTGGAAATATAA
- a CDS encoding TIGR00282 family metallophosphoesterase, which yields MKILFIGDIVGSIGRDTLESYLPRLKRKYSPDVVIANGENAAAGRGITKSIFQSLLHMGVDVVTMGNHTWDQKEIMDFIDDTDYLIRPANFSDEAPGKGMTSITKNGHTVSVINMHGRTFLPPHDDPFKKATELVEEAQKLSPIIFVDFHAEATSEKIAFGWHLDGKASVVVGTHTHVQTADSRILPGGTAYITDVGMTGPYDEVLGMKKEDVLYRFQTNMPTRFEVPKSGRSVLSGFFVEVDNFTGKAIYQERIYINDDYPFKG from the coding sequence ATGAAGATTTTATTTATAGGTGATATCGTAGGTTCAATTGGTAGAGATACATTAGAAAGCTATTTACCAAGATTAAAAAGAAAATACAGTCCAGATGTTGTTATTGCAAATGGTGAAAATGCTGCTGCTGGACGTGGTATAACAAAAAGTATTTTTCAATCCTTGTTACACATGGGAGTGGATGTTGTGACAATGGGTAATCACACATGGGATCAGAAGGAAATTATGGACTTTATTGATGATACGGATTACTTGATTCGTCCAGCTAACTTTTCAGATGAAGCTCCAGGAAAAGGTATGACATCCATTACAAAAAATGGACATACTGTTTCAGTCATTAATATGCACGGTAGAACATTTTTACCCCCTCATGATGATCCATTTAAAAAAGCTACAGAACTAGTAGAAGAAGCACAAAAATTATCGCCTATTATTTTTGTTGATTTTCATGCGGAAGCAACAAGTGAAAAAATTGCGTTTGGATGGCATTTAGATGGGAAAGCATCCGTTGTAGTAGGAACTCATACACATGTTCAAACGGCGGATTCACGAATCTTACCTGGAGGAACAGCTTATATAACAGATGTTGGAATGACGGGCCCATACGATGAAGTGTTAGGGATGAAAAAAGAAGACGTATTATATCGTTTTCAAACAAATATGCCTACTCGCTTTGAAGTACCGAAAAGTGGACGTTCTGTATTAAGTGGTTTCTTTGTTGAAGTTGATAACTTCACTGGGAAAGCAATTTATCAAGAACGAATTTATATAAACGATGATTACCCATTTAAGGGATAA
- a CDS encoding stage V sporulation protein S — MDSLKVSSRSNPNSVAGALVAVIREQGYAEMQAVGAGALNQAIKAIAIARGFVAPSGTDLTCSPAFTDIIIAGEDRTALKLLVEKKSK, encoded by the coding sequence GTGGATTCTTTAAAAGTATCTTCTCGATCAAACCCCAATTCAGTTGCTGGTGCATTGGTTGCAGTAATTAGAGAACAAGGGTATGCAGAAATGCAAGCAGTTGGTGCTGGTGCATTAAATCAAGCGATAAAAGCTATTGCTATTGCAAGAGGGTTTGTTGCACCTAGTGGCACAGACTTAACTTGCTCCCCTGCTTTTACGGATATTATTATTGCAGGTGAAGACCGAACTGCTTTGAAGTTATTGGTAGAAAAAAAGTCGAAATAA
- a CDS encoding DUF1850 domain-containing protein, which yields MKKKLATLFFFLMICFFFIPFWTAFTFTETRNENPSLHYISLNDVKDFQIIFTHSIHLTDVIESYKVLDSKEIRLMSMKYSDVAIGMPSYAEEGQTLLYEDGIYTLQYNEAILPNFTLHIGDVDYRLNFVYGAKYFNLKEELVRGKSYLFEVKKLSLYEKMKGVKLNGR from the coding sequence GTGAAAAAAAAACTTGCAACGCTTTTCTTCTTTCTCATGATTTGTTTCTTCTTTATTCCATTTTGGACGGCGTTTACCTTTACGGAAACAAGAAATGAAAACCCAAGCCTTCACTATATATCATTAAATGACGTCAAAGATTTTCAGATTATTTTTACCCATTCCATTCATCTAACCGATGTTATTGAAAGTTATAAAGTGCTAGATTCGAAGGAAATTCGTTTAATGTCGATGAAATACAGCGATGTCGCAATTGGTATGCCGAGTTATGCGGAGGAAGGTCAAACATTACTTTATGAGGATGGAATTTACACGTTGCAATACAATGAAGCAATTTTACCCAATTTTACCTTACATATTGGTGATGTCGACTATAGGTTGAATTTTGTATATGGGGCAAAGTATTTTAATTTAAAAGAGGAGCTTGTAAGAGGTAAGTCGTATTTGTTTGAAGTGAAGAAACTTTCTTTATATGAAAAAATGAAAGGAGTCAAATTGAATGGACGATAA
- a CDS encoding LytTR family transcriptional regulator DNA-binding domain-containing protein: MSLKFVQAEKQINDTILFPAFDLSVEPSEVVAICTSVNVREQLITILLGKKLLSNGSITYSLGDRLGFFFLDEGVHERLTVNESLKFYHQLYHSEELIERIIRLVQLDSKKNKKIKELTYSERKRAQLAYILIQNPNVYIMEEPDQNLDVESKRIFLGVLQELRNSQKIVLILTGQLESAVTVADKTYRLDDKGLHAIQIIEEDKEDELQNASEIEIVIENEEKIVQPIRFEKIPTKVNEKIVLFDPPEIDYIESTEGQTFLHIKGENFPCTFTLNDLEERLLPFGFFRCHRSYIVNLQKVREVITWTRNSYSLVLEDAEKSSVPLSKTKMAELKGMLGLK; this comes from the coding sequence ATGTCACTGAAATTTGTACAAGCGGAAAAACAAATAAATGATACGATCCTATTTCCAGCGTTTGACTTATCTGTAGAACCAAGTGAAGTCGTTGCGATTTGCACGAGTGTTAACGTGAGGGAGCAGCTTATTACTATCTTATTAGGTAAAAAGTTGTTGTCGAATGGTTCTATTACATATTCTTTAGGAGATAGACTAGGATTCTTTTTTCTAGATGAAGGAGTACATGAGCGTTTAACTGTAAACGAATCCTTAAAGTTTTACCATCAGTTATATCATTCAGAAGAATTGATCGAAAGAATTATTCGTCTTGTCCAACTTGATTCAAAGAAAAATAAAAAAATAAAAGAACTTACATACTCCGAAAGAAAACGAGCTCAGCTAGCATACATACTTATTCAAAATCCTAACGTATACATCATGGAAGAACCTGATCAAAATTTAGACGTGGAATCGAAACGAATTTTTCTAGGTGTACTTCAGGAGCTTCGCAATTCACAAAAAATAGTGCTTATTTTGACAGGTCAATTAGAAAGTGCAGTAACAGTTGCAGACAAAACTTACCGTTTAGACGATAAAGGGCTTCATGCTATTCAAATCATAGAAGAAGATAAGGAAGACGAATTACAGAATGCTTCAGAAATAGAAATAGTAATAGAGAATGAAGAAAAAATAGTTCAGCCCATTCGATTTGAAAAAATCCCTACAAAAGTTAATGAAAAAATTGTGTTATTTGATCCACCCGAAATTGATTATATAGAAAGTACAGAGGGACAAACTTTTTTACATATTAAGGGAGAAAATTTCCCTTGTACTTTTACTTTAAATGACTTAGAGGAAAGATTATTACCATTCGGTTTTTTCCGTTGTCATCGATCGTATATTGTCAATTTACAAAAAGTACGGGAAGTAATTACATGGACAAGAAATAGTTACAGTTTAGTATTAGAGGATGCGGAAAAATCATCTGTTCCGCTATCTAAAACGAAAATGGCGGAATTAAAGGGAATGTTGGGCCTTAAATAA
- a CDS encoding TAXI family TRAP transporter solute-binding subunit — protein sequence MRKKQIKWLTVLSVIALLVLSACNSTDSGSGGGSGKTKEDYDFLSILTGGTQGTYYALGGTFADLISTETGVKTTAEVSQASAANMTAMQSGEGEIAFVQTDIAYYATEGLLMFDGKKIDTISALGALYPETVQLVTLADSGIKSFEDLKGKKVSVGAPGSGTYANAEQLLEIHGLSIEEDIEAQNLDFGESTEGIQSGQIDAAFITAGYPTAAVEALNATNKVSIVPVSADKAEALIKKYPYYAVDVIPAGTYGLEAEVPTVSVLAMIAVNKDLPEDLVYEITKAIYDNTEKISHAKGAFIKPESGLNGINIEVHPGAQKYFDEVNK from the coding sequence TTGAGGAAAAAACAGATTAAATGGTTAACAGTCCTAAGTGTAATTGCTCTATTGGTACTATCAGCTTGTAATTCAACTGATAGTGGTTCTGGGGGAGGATCTGGAAAAACTAAAGAGGATTATGATTTTTTAAGTATATTAACAGGTGGCACACAAGGGACTTATTATGCACTTGGAGGGACATTTGCGGATTTAATTTCAACAGAAACAGGAGTTAAAACTACTGCCGAAGTTTCTCAAGCATCAGCTGCGAATATGACAGCGATGCAAAGTGGCGAAGGTGAAATTGCTTTCGTACAAACGGACATTGCTTACTATGCAACGGAAGGTCTTTTAATGTTTGATGGTAAAAAAATTGATACTATATCTGCTTTAGGCGCTCTTTACCCAGAAACAGTACAGTTAGTAACTTTAGCTGATTCAGGTATTAAATCATTCGAAGATTTAAAGGGTAAAAAAGTTTCTGTTGGGGCACCAGGTTCTGGTACTTATGCAAACGCAGAACAATTACTTGAAATTCATGGATTATCGATTGAAGAAGACATCGAAGCCCAAAACCTAGACTTTGGGGAGTCAACAGAAGGAATCCAATCGGGACAAATCGACGCTGCATTCATAACAGCAGGTTATCCAACTGCTGCAGTGGAAGCATTAAACGCTACAAATAAAGTATCTATCGTCCCAGTAAGTGCTGACAAAGCAGAAGCATTAATCAAAAAGTATCCATATTATGCGGTAGATGTGATTCCTGCAGGTACTTACGGATTAGAAGCTGAAGTGCCAACAGTATCTGTACTTGCAATGATAGCAGTTAATAAGGATCTTCCTGAAGACCTTGTATACGAAATCACAAAAGCGATTTATGATAACACAGAAAAAATTAGCCATGCAAAGGGTGCATTTATTAAACCTGAATCTGGATTAAACGGTATCAATATTGAAGTTCACCCAGGTGCTCAAAAATATTTTGATGAAGTAAACAAATAA
- a CDS encoding RicAFT regulatory complex protein RicA family protein codes for MTTKYTRDDIIEKAKEIATMIANTEEVEFFKRAEAQINENQTVREKIASLKSLQKQAVNFQHLGKEKALNMIEGKITAIEEEIDNLPIVQEFKQSQGDVNSLLQLVANSISNNVTNQIIEATEGDLLRGETGSKVKNTTYDSCS; via the coding sequence ATGACTACTAAATATACACGAGACGATATTATCGAAAAAGCAAAAGAAATTGCGACAATGATTGCAAATACAGAAGAAGTTGAGTTCTTTAAACGTGCAGAAGCACAAATTAATGAAAATCAAACGGTTCGAGAAAAAATTGCTAGCCTAAAAAGCTTACAAAAACAAGCGGTGAACTTCCAACATTTAGGGAAAGAAAAAGCTTTAAATATGATCGAAGGTAAGATTACAGCGATTGAAGAAGAAATTGATAATCTTCCAATTGTACAAGAATTTAAACAATCACAAGGTGATGTCAATAGTCTTCTACAATTAGTTGCAAACTCTATTTCAAACAATGTAACAAACCAAATTATTGAAGCGACAGAAGGCGACTTACTTAGAGGCGAAACGGGATCAAAAGTAAAAAATACAACGTATGATAGCTGTTCTTAA